A part of Amycolatopsis lurida genomic DNA contains:
- a CDS encoding acyl-CoA dehydrogenase family protein, which translates to MARLAQTAGLTDVQSEILATVRQFVDKEVIPRAQELEHSDTYPTDIVEGMKEMGLFGLTIPEEYGGLGESLLTYALVVEEIARGWMSVSGVINTHFIVAHMIKQHGTPEQKQHFLPRMATGEVRGSFSMSEPDLGSDVAAIKTRARKTDDGYVIDGSKMWLTNGGSSNLIALLVKTDEGAEKAHQNLTTFLVEKPEGFGEVAPGLTIPGKIDKMGYKGVDTTEAVFDGYKIGADKVLGEAPGKGFAYMMDGVEVGRVNVAARACGIAIRAFELAVEYAQQRKTFGKAIAEHQAVAFKLAEMATKVEAAHLMMVNAARLKDSGERNDVEAGMAKLIASEYCAEVTQDSFRIHGGYGYSKEYEIERLMREAPFLLIGEGTSEIQKTIISRGLLREYKSRS; encoded by the coding sequence ATGGCTCGCCTCGCCCAGACCGCCGGCTTGACCGACGTGCAGTCCGAAATCCTGGCCACGGTCCGCCAGTTCGTGGACAAGGAGGTCATCCCGCGCGCGCAGGAGCTCGAGCATTCCGACACCTACCCCACCGACATCGTCGAGGGGATGAAGGAGATGGGCCTGTTCGGGCTCACCATCCCGGAGGAGTACGGCGGCCTCGGCGAATCACTGCTGACCTACGCGCTCGTGGTCGAGGAGATCGCGCGCGGCTGGATGAGCGTCTCCGGTGTGATCAACACGCACTTCATCGTCGCGCACATGATCAAGCAACACGGGACGCCGGAGCAGAAGCAGCACTTCCTGCCGCGCATGGCGACCGGTGAGGTCCGCGGCTCGTTCTCGATGTCCGAGCCCGACCTCGGCTCCGACGTCGCCGCGATCAAGACCCGCGCCCGCAAGACCGACGACGGCTACGTCATCGACGGTTCGAAGATGTGGCTGACCAACGGCGGCAGCTCCAACCTGATCGCGCTGCTCGTCAAGACCGACGAAGGCGCCGAGAAGGCCCACCAGAACCTGACCACGTTCCTGGTCGAGAAGCCCGAGGGCTTCGGCGAGGTCGCTCCCGGCCTCACCATCCCCGGCAAGATCGACAAGATGGGCTACAAGGGCGTCGACACCACCGAGGCCGTGTTCGACGGCTACAAGATCGGCGCGGACAAGGTCCTCGGCGAAGCGCCGGGCAAGGGCTTCGCGTACATGATGGACGGTGTCGAGGTCGGCCGCGTCAACGTCGCCGCCCGCGCCTGCGGTATCGCGATCCGCGCGTTCGAGCTCGCCGTCGAGTACGCCCAGCAGCGCAAGACCTTCGGCAAGGCCATCGCCGAGCACCAGGCGGTCGCGTTCAAACTCGCCGAGATGGCCACCAAGGTCGAGGCCGCGCACCTGATGATGGTCAACGCCGCCCGCCTCAAGGACTCCGGCGAGCGCAACGACGTCGAAGCGGGCATGGCGAAGCTGATCGCCAGCGAGTACTGCGCCGAGGTCACCCAGGACTCCTTCCGCATCCACGGCGGCTACGGCTACTCCAAGGAGTACGAGATCG
- a CDS encoding DUF4190 domain-containing protein: MTNPHDPYGQQPSGQFQQPYGLQPYQPPPQQYYVQQTYVRPPDQGMAVASLVCSLIGLVMCFPAILGIIFGHIALSKAKRGEAGGQGMAQAGMIIGYVVTALWLIPVILWFVFVVLAIGAAGVS; the protein is encoded by the coding sequence ATGACGAATCCGCACGACCCGTACGGGCAGCAGCCGTCCGGGCAGTTCCAGCAGCCCTACGGTCTCCAGCCGTATCAGCCGCCGCCTCAGCAGTACTACGTCCAACAGACCTACGTGCGGCCGCCGGACCAGGGCATGGCGGTGGCGTCGCTGGTGTGTTCGCTGATCGGGCTGGTCATGTGCTTCCCTGCGATCCTGGGGATCATCTTCGGGCACATCGCGCTGTCGAAGGCCAAACGTGGCGAAGCGGGCGGCCAGGGCATGGCGCAGGCGGGGATGATCATCGGATACGTCGTCACCGCGCTTTGGCTGATCCCGGTCATCCTGTGGTTCGTTTTCGTGGTGCTCGCGATCGGAGCCGCGGGCGTCTCGTGA
- a CDS encoding DUF4190 domain-containing protein, with product MSSSDSQDTPSTSSYTDSNTFSDPTVVSSAPETVSGPQPFQPPEPFSPPPPFEPPAPFEPPSASAPDPAPAPEPASVPVPVETYGQAIDPLTAEPVPPPYATPAPPVYTPVPLPAAYPPPQPYNPYAAAAPPRSQDNGMAIAGLVCSLIGICSCVTVIVGLILGHIGLAKANRGEAGGRGMALAAVIIAYVVIALYVGFGGTMIILGVNGELE from the coding sequence ATGAGCAGTTCCGACTCGCAGGACACACCGTCGACGTCGTCCTACACCGACTCGAACACCTTCTCGGACCCGACTGTGGTGTCTTCGGCGCCCGAAACCGTGTCGGGCCCGCAGCCCTTTCAGCCGCCGGAGCCCTTCAGTCCGCCCCCGCCGTTCGAGCCGCCCGCTCCGTTCGAGCCGCCTTCGGCTTCCGCCCCGGATCCCGCTCCCGCTCCCGAGCCGGCTTCCGTTCCGGTTCCGGTCGAGACGTACGGGCAGGCCATCGACCCGCTGACCGCCGAGCCCGTGCCGCCGCCTTACGCGACTCCGGCCCCGCCGGTGTACACACCCGTGCCGTTGCCCGCCGCATACCCGCCGCCGCAGCCGTACAACCCCTACGCGGCGGCCGCTCCCCCGCGATCACAGGACAACGGGATGGCGATCGCCGGACTGGTGTGCTCGCTCATCGGGATCTGCTCCTGTGTGACGGTGATCGTCGGGCTGATCCTGGGGCACATCGGGCTGGCGAAGGCGAATCGCGGCGAGGCGGGCGGGCGTGGCATGGCGCTCGCGGCGGTGATCATCGCCTACGTCGTGATCGCGCTGTACGTCGGTTTCGGCGGCACGATGATCATTCTCGGGGTGAACGGCGAGCTTGAGTAG
- a CDS encoding slipin family protein, which produces MVVEILSAVAVAGGAWLATGLRVVKQYERGLVFRFGRVRPAIREPGLALLVPIADRLQKVNMQIVTMPIPAQDGITRDNVTVRVDAVVYFKVIDPVLAAVNVQDYRSAVGQVAQTSLRSIIGKSDLDDLLSNRERLNEGLELMIDSPALDWGIHIDRVEIKDVALPESMKRSMSRQAEAERERRARVISADGELQASHKLSQAAATMADTPAALQLRLLETVVQVSAEKNSTLVLPFPVELLRFLDANTPKREPEVSEGNGQVAPAPREPDDAATQARRSPRE; this is translated from the coding sequence ATGGTGGTGGAGATTCTCAGTGCGGTCGCCGTCGCGGGCGGTGCTTGGCTCGCGACCGGCCTTCGCGTGGTGAAACAGTACGAACGCGGCCTGGTGTTCCGGTTCGGGCGGGTGCGCCCCGCCATCCGGGAGCCGGGGCTCGCGCTGCTGGTGCCGATCGCGGACAGGCTGCAGAAGGTCAACATGCAGATCGTCACGATGCCGATCCCCGCGCAGGACGGCATCACCCGCGACAACGTCACCGTGCGGGTGGACGCGGTCGTGTACTTCAAGGTGATCGACCCGGTGCTGGCCGCGGTCAACGTGCAGGACTACCGCTCGGCCGTCGGCCAGGTCGCGCAGACCTCGCTGCGGTCGATCATCGGCAAGAGCGACCTGGACGACCTGCTGTCGAACCGCGAACGGCTGAACGAGGGCCTGGAGCTGATGATCGACAGCCCGGCCTTGGACTGGGGCATCCACATCGACCGCGTAGAGATCAAGGACGTCGCGCTGCCGGAGTCGATGAAACGCTCGATGTCGCGCCAGGCCGAAGCCGAACGCGAACGGCGGGCGCGGGTCATCTCGGCCGACGGCGAGTTGCAGGCGTCGCACAAGCTTTCGCAGGCGGCCGCGACCATGGCCGACACCCCGGCGGCGTTGCAGCTGCGGCTGCTGGAGACCGTCGTGCAGGTCTCAGCGGAGAAGAACTCGACGCTGGTCCTGCCGTTCCCGGTGGAGCTTTTGCGCTTCCTCGACGCGAACACCCCGAAGCGGGAGCCGGAGGTCTCAGAGGGCAACGGTCAGGTGGCGCCGGCGCCGCGCGAACCGGACGACGCCGCTACTCAAGCTCGCCGTTCACCCCGAGAATGA
- a CDS encoding aminoglycoside phosphotransferase family protein, protein MTGFKIPPKFLDRAAELGPGAAEWLDSLPFLAEKYTAKWQLDYDGEAMHGFVGVAQPVRRADGSPAILKLGWPHEESDDEPLALSTWAGQGAVLMYDNVPEDGVLLLERLDASRSLETEPIREAIETVGALARRLAVPAPETLQRSLREEAEELVTELPETWSELGEPFDRKYIDAAVEICVNLGPEAGELMVNEDLHFENVLAGEREPWLVIDPKPLSGDLEFGAISILWNRANESTMDEKIAWFTAAAGVDAERTRAWTLVRAVQNWTWLYEDLAEGASPETLAEDPAYAAVPAIAAWALR, encoded by the coding sequence GTGACCGGTTTCAAAATCCCGCCCAAGTTCCTCGACCGTGCCGCCGAACTCGGCCCCGGGGCCGCCGAGTGGCTCGACTCCCTCCCGTTCCTCGCCGAGAAGTACACCGCCAAGTGGCAACTCGACTACGACGGCGAGGCCATGCACGGCTTCGTCGGCGTCGCGCAGCCCGTGCGCCGCGCGGACGGCTCCCCCGCGATCCTCAAACTCGGTTGGCCGCACGAGGAATCCGACGACGAACCGCTCGCACTGTCCACTTGGGCCGGTCAGGGCGCGGTGCTGATGTACGACAACGTGCCCGAGGACGGCGTGCTGCTCCTGGAGCGGCTCGACGCGAGCCGGTCGCTCGAAACGGAGCCGATCCGAGAGGCCATCGAGACCGTCGGTGCCCTGGCACGGCGGCTGGCCGTCCCCGCTCCCGAAACGCTGCAGCGCTCCCTTCGCGAGGAAGCCGAGGAGCTGGTCACCGAACTCCCGGAGACCTGGAGCGAGCTGGGAGAACCGTTCGATCGCAAGTACATCGACGCCGCCGTGGAAATCTGCGTGAACCTCGGACCGGAGGCCGGTGAGCTGATGGTGAACGAGGACCTGCACTTCGAAAACGTCCTCGCCGGGGAACGCGAACCGTGGCTGGTGATCGACCCGAAGCCGCTTTCGGGTGACCTCGAGTTCGGCGCGATCTCGATCCTCTGGAACCGGGCGAACGAGTCCACAATGGACGAAAAGATCGCGTGGTTCACCGCGGCCGCCGGGGTGGACGCCGAGCGCACGCGGGCGTGGACGCTGGTCCGCGCGGTGCAGAACTGGACCTGGCTGTACGAAGACCTCGCCGAGGGCGCCTCGCCCGAAACCCTCGCCGAAGACCCGGCCTACGCCGCCGTCCCCGCGATCGCCGCCTGGGCATTGCGGTGA
- a CDS encoding magnesium transporter MgtE N-terminal domain-containing protein: MAAVNRVFAAQLAGLPVFGPDGESIGKVRDLVAGLRLDQQPPRILGIVVELTTRRRVFVPMLRVTSIEPSAVTLATGSVNMRRFHQRPNEVLVVGQLFDAHATLAGSDTRVTVVDAGMEPTRTRDWVLAKLAIRERSSRLGLGRRRSAMQVLPWAEVSGLGLTDLTGQTQGAAQLLMLFDTMRAADVAATVRDLPLKRRHEVADAMDDEHLADVIEELPEDDQKELLSYLPEERAADVLEAMDPDDAADLLAELAPAEQNRFLELMEPEESAPVKRLLEYSSDTAGGLMTPEPVVLTPDATVAEALAHIRNADLPVALASMVFVCRPPTETPTGRFVGVVHFQRLLREPPAEMVASAIDSQLPALRPNATLSEVTRYFAAYNLTCGPVVDAEDHLLGAVTVDDVLDHLLPEDWRETGLHDITGEITEETERA; this comes from the coding sequence ATGGCAGCCGTGAACAGGGTATTCGCAGCTCAGCTGGCCGGTTTGCCGGTTTTCGGCCCCGATGGTGAATCGATCGGCAAGGTACGGGACCTGGTGGCGGGCCTGCGCCTCGACCAGCAACCCCCGCGGATCCTGGGCATCGTGGTCGAACTGACGACGAGGCGCCGGGTGTTCGTGCCGATGTTGCGCGTGACGTCGATCGAGCCCAGCGCCGTCACGCTCGCGACCGGCTCGGTGAACATGCGGCGCTTCCACCAACGGCCCAACGAGGTGCTGGTGGTCGGGCAGCTGTTCGACGCGCACGCCACCCTCGCCGGTTCGGACACGCGGGTCACCGTCGTCGACGCCGGCATGGAACCGACGCGCACGCGGGACTGGGTGCTCGCGAAGCTCGCGATCCGGGAACGGTCGAGCAGGCTCGGCCTCGGCAGACGGCGTTCGGCGATGCAGGTGTTGCCGTGGGCGGAGGTGTCCGGGCTCGGGCTCACCGACCTGACCGGCCAGACCCAGGGCGCGGCGCAGTTACTGATGCTGTTCGACACCATGCGCGCGGCCGACGTCGCCGCCACGGTCCGCGACCTGCCGCTCAAACGACGGCACGAGGTCGCCGACGCGATGGACGACGAGCACCTCGCCGACGTCATCGAGGAGCTTCCCGAAGACGACCAGAAGGAACTGCTGTCCTACCTCCCCGAGGAACGCGCCGCCGACGTCCTCGAAGCGATGGACCCCGACGACGCCGCCGACCTGCTGGCCGAACTGGCCCCCGCCGAACAGAACCGATTCCTGGAGCTGATGGAACCCGAGGAGTCGGCGCCGGTGAAGCGGCTGCTGGAGTACTCCTCCGACACCGCGGGCGGGTTGATGACGCCCGAGCCGGTGGTGCTGACGCCGGACGCCACGGTCGCCGAGGCGCTCGCGCACATCCGGAACGCGGACCTCCCGGTGGCGCTGGCGAGCATGGTGTTCGTCTGCCGTCCGCCGACCGAGACGCCGACCGGGCGCTTCGTCGGCGTCGTCCACTTCCAGCGGCTGCTGCGCGAACCACCCGCGGAGATGGTGGCGAGCGCCATCGACTCCCAGTTGCCCGCGCTGCGGCCGAACGCCACCTTGTCCGAGGTCACGCGCTACTTCGCCGCCTACAACCTCACCTGCGGGCCGGTGGTGGACGCCGAAGACCACCTGCTCGGCGCGGTCACCGTCGACGACGTGCTCGACCACCTGCTCCCGGAGGACTGGCGCGAGACCGGGCTGCACGACATCACCGGCGAGATCACCGAGGAGACCGAACGTGCCTGA
- a CDS encoding DUF1003 domain-containing protein: MPELLSGRRLDQPRGQSRFRLNIDPDSFGRFTERIARFLGTGKYLFWQTLIVIIWIVLNLVAVSLRWDPYPFILLNLAFSTQAAYAAPLILLAQNRQDDRDRVSLEEDRNRAAQTKADTEYLARELASLRIALGEVATRDFLRGELDRLREDLDAKPRKAKPDRTSTGT; this comes from the coding sequence GTGCCTGAACTTTTGTCCGGGCGGCGGCTGGACCAGCCCCGCGGCCAGAGCCGGTTCAGGCTCAACATCGACCCCGATTCGTTCGGCCGGTTCACCGAACGGATCGCACGGTTCCTCGGCACCGGCAAGTACCTGTTCTGGCAGACGCTGATCGTGATCATCTGGATCGTGCTGAACCTGGTCGCGGTCTCGCTGCGGTGGGACCCGTACCCGTTCATCCTGCTGAACCTGGCGTTCTCGACGCAGGCCGCGTACGCCGCGCCGCTGATCCTGCTCGCGCAGAACCGGCAGGACGACCGCGACCGTGTCTCGCTGGAGGAGGACCGGAACCGCGCCGCGCAGACCAAGGCCGACACCGAGTACCTCGCGCGGGAGCTGGCGTCGCTGCGGATCGCGCTCGGTGAGGTCGCCACCCGGGACTTCCTGCGAGGCGAACTCGACCGGCTCCGTGAGGATCTCGACGCCAAGCCGCGCAAGGCCAAACCCGACCGCACCTCTACCGGTACTTGA
- a CDS encoding Mrp/NBP35 family ATP-binding protein has product MTSTQQLPSVDDVRTALKAVYDPEIKKPITELGMVKDVEVGSDGVVTVGIYLTVAGCPLKATLTNDTTEAVKKLPGVSDVRVELDVMSDEQRTELRKSLRGDAAEPVIPFAQPGSLTRVYCVASGKGGVGKSSVTVNLAAAMAERGLSVGVVDADIYGHSVPRMLGAREKPTKVDTMIMPPQAHGVKVISIGMFTPGNQPVVWRGPMLHRALQQFLADVFWGDLDILLLDLPPGTGDIAISVAQLIPNAEILVVTTPQQAAAEVAERAGAIALQTRQRVAGVIENMSWLETPDGQKMEIFGSGGGQSVADSLSKSVGSTVPLLGQVPMDPRVVAHGDAGTPIVLAEPDAPASLVLKEAAKKLTVRARGLAGMMLNVTPAGR; this is encoded by the coding sequence GTGACCAGTACGCAGCAACTCCCCAGCGTCGACGATGTCCGCACCGCGCTGAAGGCCGTGTACGACCCGGAGATCAAGAAACCGATCACCGAACTCGGCATGGTCAAGGACGTGGAGGTCGGCTCGGACGGTGTGGTCACCGTCGGGATCTACCTGACGGTCGCCGGTTGCCCACTGAAGGCGACGCTGACCAACGACACCACCGAAGCCGTCAAGAAGCTCCCCGGCGTCAGCGACGTCCGGGTCGAGCTCGACGTGATGAGCGACGAGCAACGCACGGAGCTGCGGAAATCGCTGCGCGGTGACGCCGCGGAGCCGGTGATCCCGTTCGCGCAGCCGGGCTCGCTGACGCGCGTCTACTGCGTCGCGTCCGGCAAGGGCGGTGTCGGCAAGTCCTCGGTGACGGTGAACCTCGCGGCCGCGATGGCCGAGCGCGGGCTTTCCGTCGGTGTGGTGGACGCGGACATCTACGGGCACTCGGTGCCGCGGATGCTCGGCGCGCGGGAGAAGCCGACCAAGGTCGACACCATGATCATGCCGCCGCAGGCGCACGGCGTGAAGGTCATCTCGATCGGCATGTTCACCCCGGGCAATCAGCCCGTCGTGTGGCGCGGGCCGATGCTGCACCGCGCGCTGCAGCAGTTCCTCGCCGACGTGTTCTGGGGCGACCTCGACATCCTGCTGCTGGACCTGCCGCCGGGCACCGGTGACATCGCGATCTCGGTGGCGCAGCTGATCCCGAACGCGGAGATCCTGGTCGTCACCACCCCGCAGCAGGCGGCCGCCGAGGTGGCCGAGCGCGCGGGCGCCATCGCGCTCCAGACGCGGCAGCGCGTGGCCGGGGTCATCGAGAACATGTCGTGGCTGGAGACGCCCGACGGTCAGAAGATGGAGATCTTCGGCTCCGGTGGCGGGCAGTCCGTCGCCGACTCGCTGTCGAAGTCGGTCGGGTCGACCGTGCCACTGCTCGGACAGGTCCCGATGGACCCGCGCGTGGTCGCCCACGGTGACGCGGGGACGCCGATCGTGCTGGCCGAGCCGGACGCGCCGGCGTCGCTCGTGCTCAAGGAGGCGGCGAAGAAGCTGACCGTCCGGGCGCGCGGGCTGGCCGGGATGATGCTGAACGTCACTCCTGCGGGCCGCTGA
- the tatB gene encoding Sec-independent protein translocase protein TatB — protein MFESVGWGEILIIVVAGLFILGPERLPEAASWVAKSVRKVRDFATGAKTQLREEMGPEFDQLRKPLEDLRGLRNFDPKRVVTQHLFDGDSDPLGINNINGTNGANGTNGAAKPNGYPATASQPEPLKPGERPPVDPDAT, from the coding sequence GTGTTCGAGAGTGTCGGCTGGGGAGAGATCCTCATCATCGTCGTCGCGGGTCTTTTCATCCTCGGTCCGGAACGGCTGCCCGAAGCGGCGTCGTGGGTGGCGAAGAGCGTCCGCAAGGTTCGCGACTTCGCGACCGGGGCCAAGACGCAACTGCGCGAGGAGATGGGCCCGGAGTTCGATCAGCTGCGCAAGCCGCTGGAGGACCTGAGGGGCCTGCGGAACTTCGACCCGAAGCGGGTCGTCACCCAGCACCTGTTCGACGGTGACTCGGATCCGCTGGGGATCAACAACATCAACGGCACCAATGGCGCGAACGGGACCAACGGCGCTGCCAAGCCCAACGGCTATCCGGCGACGGCTTCGCAGCCCGAGCCGCTGAAGCCGGGGGAGCGCCCGCCGGTCGATCCGGACGCCACCTGA
- a CDS encoding S1C family serine protease, translating into MTEQPNANPQQPGDPARDRLAPRPLARPAVDPAQAATFGRPHGVDGAFDKLYQPSGNGQSAPGLNLAPPTPESLAEAFRRPPGAEGVVLERPHGTNGSAPSANGAEDPLWTTTSDPWRDPSSGAVLAGPAVQQDSDEEKDAKRPQGALLSLPEVLFGRRVQTKALAMLAAVALVIGAAGGLIGWWFADTGTELTGQASISEADAAKERPAGSIADIAHRVAPTVVSLEVFKPGAEAGQQGSGVVIDTQGYVLTNEHVISAATADAATKVTAVFFDGKRVEAKVVGADPKTDLAVVKVDVKNLTALQVGKSSDLAVGDSVIAVGSPLALQNSVTAGIVSALNRPVTAGGDGGSAPVIYEAIQTDAAINHGNSGGALVDATGALVGINSAIRSSSAEGGSIGIGFAIPSDYAVKIAKTLIKDGKVVHPDIGINASSTVAGSSTMGAQVRNVAPGGPAAAAGIKEGDVITEVGGRLVRDSAELLVAVRAREVGEVVPVRLVRDGSSLVVDVKLASD; encoded by the coding sequence ATGACCGAGCAGCCGAACGCGAATCCGCAGCAGCCTGGTGACCCGGCGCGGGATCGGCTGGCGCCGCGCCCGCTGGCCCGGCCCGCCGTCGATCCGGCACAGGCGGCCACGTTCGGCAGGCCGCACGGCGTCGACGGTGCCTTCGACAAGCTGTACCAGCCGAGCGGCAACGGGCAGTCTGCGCCGGGCCTGAACCTCGCGCCGCCAACGCCGGAATCGCTCGCCGAGGCCTTCCGCCGCCCGCCGGGCGCAGAAGGTGTCGTGCTGGAGCGCCCGCACGGGACCAACGGCTCCGCACCGTCCGCGAACGGCGCCGAAGACCCGCTCTGGACCACGACCTCGGATCCCTGGCGTGACCCGTCGTCCGGCGCGGTGCTCGCCGGGCCCGCCGTGCAGCAGGACTCCGACGAGGAGAAGGACGCGAAGCGCCCGCAGGGTGCGCTGCTGAGCCTTCCGGAGGTCCTTTTCGGCCGGCGTGTGCAGACGAAGGCACTGGCGATGCTCGCCGCGGTCGCGCTGGTCATCGGCGCCGCCGGCGGGCTGATCGGCTGGTGGTTCGCCGACACCGGCACCGAACTGACCGGACAGGCCAGCATCTCCGAAGCCGACGCGGCCAAGGAACGTCCGGCGGGCTCGATCGCGGACATCGCCCACCGGGTGGCGCCCACCGTGGTCTCGCTCGAAGTGTTCAAACCCGGCGCCGAAGCCGGTCAGCAGGGCTCCGGCGTCGTCATCGACACCCAGGGCTACGTGCTCACGAACGAACACGTGATCTCCGCCGCGACGGCCGACGCGGCCACCAAGGTCACCGCCGTGTTCTTCGACGGCAAGCGCGTCGAGGCGAAGGTCGTCGGCGCCGACCCCAAGACCGACCTCGCCGTGGTCAAGGTCGACGTCAAGAACCTGACCGCGCTGCAGGTCGGGAAGTCCTCCGACCTCGCCGTCGGCGACTCCGTGATCGCCGTCGGCTCGCCGCTGGCGCTGCAGAACTCGGTCACCGCGGGCATCGTGAGCGCGCTCAACCGCCCGGTGACCGCCGGTGGTGACGGCGGCAGCGCGCCGGTGATCTACGAGGCCATCCAGACCGACGCCGCGATCAACCACGGCAACTCGGGCGGCGCGCTCGTCGACGCGACCGGCGCGCTGGTCGGGATCAACTCCGCGATCCGCTCCTCCAGTGCCGAAGGCGGCAGCATCGGCATCGGGTTCGCCATCCCCAGTGACTACGCGGTGAAAATCGCGAAAACACTGATCAAGGACGGCAAGGTCGTCCACCCCGACATCGGCATCAACGCTTCGTCGACCGTCGCGGGCTCCAGCACCATGGGCGCACAGGTCCGCAACGTCGCCCCTGGCGGCCCCGCGGCCGCCGCCGGGATCAAGGAAGGCGACGTCATCACGGAGGTCGGCGGACGGCTCGTGCGCGACTCGGCGGAACTGCTCGTCGCGGTCCGCGCCCGCGAAGTCGGCGAAGTCGTCCCTGTCCGCCTTGTCCGCGATGGGTCTTCTCTTGTCGTGGACGTGAAACTGGCCTCGGACTAG
- a CDS encoding LppU/SCO3897 family protein gives MSENPGAPFPPQNAPHQQWPHQQWPQHQGWPQQPPKKKGLSTKVKVLLLVAALVVVGGGIGFIFVMKAAVGPEKQAKALTEGDCVVLTGSGKEADAVKTPCDSPQAPYAVSLTGLDKGEWDCKDGFYKYAVPRGARGDGVALCLAINAKVGLCFDDIETKTPPPLKDCGSARLKISEVFPQMSVVNSPCAEGTAEVISYASYGTTKFKSATICFVKP, from the coding sequence ATGTCGGAGAACCCGGGGGCTCCCTTTCCGCCCCAGAACGCCCCTCACCAGCAATGGCCGCACCAGCAGTGGCCCCAGCACCAGGGCTGGCCGCAGCAGCCGCCCAAGAAGAAGGGTCTGTCCACCAAGGTGAAAGTGCTGCTGCTCGTCGCCGCGCTCGTCGTGGTCGGCGGCGGGATCGGCTTCATCTTCGTGATGAAGGCGGCCGTCGGACCGGAGAAGCAGGCCAAGGCGCTCACCGAGGGCGATTGCGTCGTGCTGACCGGCTCCGGCAAGGAAGCCGACGCGGTCAAGACGCCGTGCGATTCGCCGCAGGCGCCCTACGCGGTGAGCCTCACCGGGCTCGACAAGGGTGAGTGGGACTGCAAGGACGGTTTCTACAAGTACGCCGTCCCGAGGGGAGCGCGCGGGGACGGCGTCGCCCTGTGCCTGGCGATCAACGCCAAGGTCGGGTTGTGTTTCGACGACATCGAGACCAAGACACCGCCGCCGCTGAAGGACTGCGGCTCGGCACGGCTGAAGATCAGCGAGGTCTTCCCGCAGATGAGCGTGGTGAACAGCCCGTGTGCGGAGGGCACCGCGGAGGTCATCTCCTACGCCAGCTACGGGACCACGAAGTTCAAGAGCGCGACGATCTGTTTCGTCAAACCCTGA
- a CDS encoding anti-sigma factor family protein codes for MTAPRGWGLPESHLLPDAIVAFVDGELSLGAQDRASAHIARCQSCAAEVTAQRQAVAAVKQAGAPSMSAGFLASLCSIPQNTELPGTPDNLAMTADGQLVAIQRPDRVAGLRDTGVLGGTAPLGSTAPLGQSPNVLGGGRFGLARRKYAQGAGVVVSGLVLSALALVATSGDGTEDQPNTGFTPPQGVNAGLLPAQLGGGTPPEPPRSPAPSPSTSSAPVPVSAR; via the coding sequence ATGACCGCACCGCGAGGTTGGGGGCTCCCCGAGTCGCATCTGCTTCCGGACGCCATCGTCGCCTTCGTCGACGGGGAGCTTTCCCTTGGTGCCCAGGACAGGGCTTCGGCGCATATCGCCCGTTGCCAGTCCTGTGCCGCCGAAGTGACCGCCCAGCGCCAGGCCGTAGCGGCCGTGAAGCAGGCGGGAGCCCCGTCGATGTCGGCGGGTTTCCTGGCCAGCCTGTGCTCCATCCCGCAGAACACCGAACTTCCCGGCACGCCGGACAACCTGGCGATGACCGCCGACGGTCAGCTGGTGGCCATCCAGCGGCCCGACCGGGTCGCCGGCCTTCGCGACACCGGGGTCTTGGGCGGTACAGCGCCGTTGGGATCAACGGCACCGCTGGGCCAGTCGCCGAACGTCCTCGGCGGCGGACGGTTCGGCCTCGCCCGGCGGAAGTACGCGCAGGGCGCCGGAGTCGTCGTTTCGGGTCTGGTGCTGAGCGCGCTGGCCCTCGTCGCGACTTCGGGTGACGGCACCGAAGACCAGCCGAACACCGGTTTCACCCCGCCGCAGGGGGTCAACGCCGGACTGCTGCCCGCGCAGCTGGGCGGCGGCACTCCTCCGGAACCGCCGCGCAGCCCCGCGCCGAGCCCGAGCACGTCGAGCGCGCCCGTGCCCGTCTCGGCCCGCTGA